One Nocardia iowensis DNA window includes the following coding sequences:
- a CDS encoding LLM class flavin-dependent oxidoreductase, producing MRIDYAPWGETLSELTAAATAAEAAGAGVLWLPELHRSATVAAAAVAPTLRTAGVGTAVALAFTRSPMVTALEALDLDELARGRSVLGLGTGARRLIEEWHGTEWERPVARLRDTVTAIRAFVAGAHIGAPIAHEGAVRRMRISGYQRPYPPVRREIPIYLAAVGPQLVRLAGEIADGWLSHELCSPSYLTEVVLPRLDAGLAKAGRDRSRLEVVASLCCSIADDAVVARRRAAGTVGFYASVAGYREFFAAHGLGAEQDWVIAARKAGVGANRLADSVPDAMIEPLVAAGTPEQVAARIGKYEGTADVVKLSPAVYGLPPHDIRACQARLIDLIRELSR from the coding sequence ATGAGAATCGACTACGCCCCTTGGGGCGAAACACTTTCCGAACTGACGGCCGCGGCGACGGCGGCCGAGGCGGCCGGTGCCGGGGTGCTGTGGCTGCCGGAACTGCACCGCAGCGCGACCGTCGCGGCGGCGGCCGTCGCGCCGACATTGCGCACGGCGGGGGTGGGGACGGCCGTCGCTCTGGCGTTCACGCGCAGCCCGATGGTCACCGCGCTGGAGGCGCTCGACCTCGACGAACTGGCCAGGGGCCGTTCGGTACTCGGTCTCGGGACGGGTGCGCGGCGACTCATCGAGGAATGGCACGGGACCGAGTGGGAACGACCGGTGGCACGGTTGCGCGACACCGTAACGGCGATCAGGGCTTTCGTGGCGGGAGCGCATATCGGCGCGCCGATCGCGCACGAAGGTGCGGTGCGCCGGATGCGCATCAGCGGGTATCAGCGACCGTATCCGCCGGTACGCCGGGAGATTCCGATCTATCTGGCGGCGGTCGGTCCACAGTTGGTTCGGCTGGCGGGCGAGATCGCCGACGGCTGGTTGTCGCACGAGCTGTGCTCGCCGAGCTATCTGACCGAGGTGGTGCTGCCGCGCCTCGACGCGGGACTGGCCAAGGCCGGTCGGGATCGGTCGCGACTCGAAGTGGTCGCCTCGCTGTGCTGTTCGATAGCCGACGATGCCGTCGTGGCGCGGCGACGGGCCGCCGGGACCGTCGGTTTCTATGCCTCGGTGGCCGGGTATCGCGAGTTCTTCGCGGCGCACGGCCTTGGCGCGGAGCAGGATTGGGTGATCGCCGCGCGCAAGGCGGGCGTCGGAGCGAACCGGCTCGCCGACTCGGTTCCGGATGCGATGATTGAACCGCTGGTTGCGGCGGGCACGCCCGAGCAGGTCGCGGCGCGGATCGGCAAATACGAGGGGACCGCGGATGTGGTCAAACTCAGCCCCGCGGTCTATGGCCTACCGCCGCACGACATCCGGGCCTGCCAGGCCCGGCTCATCGATCTGATCCGGGAGCTCAGCCGATGA
- a CDS encoding RidA family protein, with protein MNSVVSEMVWLPAVSGDSGAEAYARAAEQLASVAATTRDLVQVTEFRTPESADPPSGRPEGVTLSVVPVERLVDRPQGVTVQYTVVPGGGGRVVTPHGVVTTAGGVVYLPGITPPNPAASFADQYRTCLTMARDMLESLGFGLERLVHTTDYTGMATREEYPRCGRSRRDLLGGSGIDGQLVFPGAAGILVPTANGPAVRLDAIASTEPLRTVNPGWSRYDTLTYRPGVLAGDLLFMSGFAALDPATQRAFPGDLVAQADYVYAAITEVLHEAGTDGRSVVRLVEYVTPAAVESYAELDALRHKYFPEGCALTSVVCSGLLRPEFQLEVVPTAVLR; from the coding sequence ATGAATTCAGTAGTGTCCGAGATGGTCTGGCTACCTGCGGTATCCGGCGACAGCGGCGCCGAAGCGTACGCGCGGGCAGCGGAGCAGCTGGCGTCCGTAGCCGCGACGACTCGGGATCTGGTGCAGGTCACCGAGTTCCGCACGCCTGAGTCCGCTGATCCGCCATCCGGCCGCCCCGAAGGGGTCACGCTGTCGGTGGTGCCGGTCGAACGGCTGGTTGATCGGCCGCAGGGCGTGACGGTGCAATACACGGTGGTGCCGGGCGGCGGTGGACGGGTAGTTACGCCGCACGGTGTCGTCACAACTGCGGGCGGCGTCGTCTATCTACCGGGGATCACCCCACCGAATCCGGCCGCGAGTTTCGCCGATCAGTATCGCACCTGCCTGACCATGGCCCGGGACATGCTGGAGTCATTGGGTTTCGGTCTGGAGCGTCTTGTGCACACCACTGACTACACGGGGATGGCCACGCGCGAGGAGTACCCCCGCTGCGGGCGGTCCCGGCGGGACCTGCTCGGCGGCAGCGGCATCGATGGGCAACTGGTATTCCCCGGTGCCGCCGGAATATTGGTGCCCACCGCGAACGGCCCCGCGGTGCGGCTGGACGCGATCGCATCGACCGAACCGCTCCGCACGGTCAACCCCGGCTGGAGCCGCTATGACACGCTGACCTATCGGCCCGGCGTACTGGCGGGCGACCTGCTGTTCATGTCCGGATTCGCCGCCCTCGACCCGGCCACCCAGCGCGCGTTTCCCGGAGATCTGGTTGCCCAGGCCGATTATGTCTACGCGGCCATCACCGAGGTCTTGCACGAGGCGGGCACGGACGGTCGTTCGGTAGTCCGGTTGGTGGAGTACGTGACCCCGGCCGCCGTCGAGTCGTATGCGGAACTGGATGCTTTGCGGCACAAGTACTTTCCCGAAGGCTGTGCGTTGACCTCGGTGGTCTGTTCCGGCCTGCTGCGCCCGGAGTTCCAGCTCGAGGTGGTCCCGACGGCGGTGCTGCGATGA
- a CDS encoding FAS1-like dehydratase domain-containing protein: MSMPVAEFTALIGREVTYTAPEPLGRAAIRYFAVAVGDDNPLYTDETYARAHGYAGVIAPPTLICETNQFTGLPRDDDGFAGHNWGIEVPGTSLVRGGNTYEFHQPTRPADIITAAWRIVDVETKGGKLFVRSRATYRNQHGALLATNDETLIYVPLAAANPRQTPEAK; the protein is encoded by the coding sequence ATGAGCATGCCGGTTGCCGAGTTCACCGCGCTGATCGGCCGCGAGGTCACCTACACCGCGCCGGAGCCGTTGGGCCGAGCGGCGATCCGATACTTCGCCGTCGCGGTCGGCGACGACAATCCGCTCTACACCGACGAAACCTACGCGCGGGCACACGGATACGCCGGTGTGATCGCTCCGCCGACACTGATTTGCGAGACCAACCAGTTCACCGGCCTGCCACGCGACGACGACGGCTTCGCCGGGCACAACTGGGGCATCGAGGTACCGGGCACCAGCCTGGTGCGCGGCGGCAACACCTATGAATTCCATCAGCCGACCCGCCCAGCGGACATCATCACCGCCGCTTGGCGCATTGTCGACGTCGAAACGAAGGGCGGCAAACTCTTCGTCCGATCCCGCGCCACCTATCGCAACCAGCACGGCGCGCTGCTCGCCACCAACGACGAAACCCTCATCTACGTCCCCCTGGCGGCTGCGAACCCTCGGCAGACACCGGAGGCGAAGTGA
- a CDS encoding CaiB/BaiF CoA transferase family protein, with protein sequence MKPLEDIRIISLEQYGAGPFGSVHLADLGAEVIKIEDPRAGGDVGRYVPPYTAGEDSLFFETFNRNKKSVSLDMSVPAGRAVFDDLVRRADVLYSNLRGDVPAKLGLTYADVRHLNERIVCCSLTGFGMTGPRSAEPGYDYILQGLAGWMELTGDPAGPPTKSGLSVVDYSGGFVAAIALLAGVHAARRDGVGMDCDLSLYDTAVTMLSYVATWSLNTEYRPRRLRDSAHPSLVPFQNFAAADGWLVVGCAKEKFWQRLAAILDTVVGAAEFSGDPGYATFAERGRNGKRLIHRLAEVFATRTVDSWLTDLRAAGIPCGPVNDVAAALADEHTAARGLVVTTEHPRFGTVRQPASPVRVGTPPTDHRRAPQRGEHTDEVLRGLLGYSDERIAKLAADGAFGAER encoded by the coding sequence ATGAAACCTCTCGAAGATATCCGGATCATCAGCCTCGAACAGTACGGTGCCGGACCGTTCGGCAGCGTGCATTTGGCCGACCTCGGCGCCGAGGTGATCAAAATCGAGGACCCGCGGGCCGGCGGCGACGTCGGTCGCTATGTGCCGCCGTATACGGCGGGCGAGGACTCGCTGTTCTTCGAAACCTTCAATCGGAACAAGAAATCCGTTTCGCTCGACATGAGCGTCCCGGCGGGCCGAGCCGTATTCGACGATCTCGTGCGCCGAGCCGACGTCCTCTACTCGAACCTGCGCGGCGACGTCCCCGCCAAACTCGGTCTCACCTATGCCGATGTGCGGCATCTCAACGAGCGGATCGTCTGCTGTTCGCTCACCGGCTTCGGCATGACCGGCCCGCGCTCCGCGGAGCCGGGTTACGACTACATCCTGCAGGGTCTCGCCGGTTGGATGGAGCTCACCGGGGACCCGGCGGGACCGCCGACGAAATCCGGTCTGTCCGTAGTGGATTACTCCGGCGGTTTCGTCGCCGCCATCGCGCTGCTGGCCGGGGTGCACGCCGCCCGCCGCGACGGCGTCGGCATGGACTGCGACCTTTCCCTCTACGACACCGCCGTCACCATGCTGAGTTACGTCGCGACTTGGTCGTTGAACACCGAGTATCGACCACGGCGGCTGCGCGATTCGGCGCACCCGTCGCTGGTGCCGTTCCAAAACTTCGCCGCCGCCGACGGCTGGCTGGTGGTCGGCTGCGCCAAAGAGAAGTTTTGGCAGCGGTTGGCCGCGATCCTCGACACCGTCGTCGGGGCCGCCGAATTCAGTGGCGATCCCGGCTACGCTACTTTCGCCGAGCGGGGGCGCAACGGAAAACGCCTGATTCACCGACTGGCAGAGGTATTCGCCACTCGCACAGTGGATTCCTGGCTCACTGACCTGCGCGCCGCGGGGATCCCCTGCGGCCCGGTGAACGACGTGGCGGCGGCCCTCGCCGACGAACACACCGCTGCCCGCGGCCTCGTCGTGACGACCGAGCACCCGCGCTTCGGCACCGTCCGGCAGCCCGCATCCCCGGTGCGAGTGGGCACACCGCCGACCGATCATCGACGGGCACCGCAACGGGGTGAGCACACGGACGAGGTGCTGCGCGGGTTGCTTGGCTACTCGGATGAACGGATCGCGAAGCTCGCGGCCGACGGGGCCTTCGGAGCCGAACGATGA
- a CDS encoding acyl-CoA dehydrogenase family protein: protein MDFELTDEQRDFRAVLRAFVDKQIMPVATEWEHEGRYPTEIVDTMKQLGLFGLTVPEHYGGLDVDKVSFALVFEEISRGWMAIAGIIGSHSLSCWMIAKHGTEEQKNRYLPELATGARRTGIALTEPDAGSDLQGIGTRARRDGDHYVVRGAKTWITNARHANPLPILVKTSITEPAHKGMSILLVDTTTPGFTISRDLPKLGYRGTESCELVLDDVRVPADALLGGVAGRGMQQALSGLEIGRINIAARAVGVAQAAYDGALEYARQRKAFGKPIADFQAIQLKLADMATEIQAARLLTYWAAARADSGHRVDMDAGMAKYFASETAIRASLEAMRIHGGHGYSREFVVERLYRDAPLMAIGEGTNEIQRMIIAKALLSGERKVGW from the coding sequence ATGGACTTCGAATTGACCGATGAGCAACGAGATTTCCGTGCCGTGCTGCGTGCGTTCGTGGACAAGCAGATCATGCCGGTCGCCACTGAATGGGAACACGAGGGTCGCTACCCGACCGAGATCGTCGACACGATGAAACAGCTCGGCCTGTTCGGTCTCACGGTGCCGGAGCACTACGGCGGGCTCGACGTCGACAAGGTGTCGTTCGCCCTGGTCTTCGAGGAGATCTCGCGCGGTTGGATGGCCATCGCGGGCATCATCGGCTCACACTCGCTGTCCTGCTGGATGATTGCCAAGCATGGCACCGAGGAGCAGAAGAACCGCTACCTCCCCGAACTGGCGACCGGAGCCCGCCGTACCGGCATCGCGCTCACCGAACCGGACGCGGGCTCGGACCTGCAAGGCATCGGCACCCGTGCCCGGCGCGACGGCGACCACTACGTCGTCCGGGGCGCCAAGACGTGGATCACCAACGCGCGGCACGCGAACCCGCTGCCGATCCTGGTGAAGACCTCGATCACCGAACCAGCGCACAAGGGCATGTCGATCCTGTTGGTGGACACCACGACACCGGGCTTCACCATCAGCAGGGATCTGCCCAAACTCGGCTACCGCGGCACCGAATCCTGCGAGCTGGTACTCGACGACGTGCGGGTCCCGGCCGACGCGCTGCTCGGCGGCGTGGCAGGCCGCGGCATGCAGCAGGCCCTCTCGGGACTCGAGATCGGCCGGATCAATATCGCCGCCCGCGCCGTCGGTGTGGCGCAGGCCGCCTACGATGGCGCGCTCGAATACGCCAGGCAGCGAAAGGCTTTCGGCAAGCCCATCGCCGACTTCCAGGCGATCCAACTGAAGCTTGCGGACATGGCCACCGAGATCCAGGCGGCCCGCCTGCTCACCTACTGGGCCGCCGCCCGGGCGGACAGCGGTCACCGGGTGGATATGGACGCGGGCATGGCCAAATACTTCGCCTCCGAAACCGCGATCCGGGCGTCCCTCGAGGCCATGCGCATCCATGGCGGGCACGGGTACTCGCGCGAGTTCGTCGTCGAGCGGCTCTACCGGGATGCCCCGTTGATGGCGATAGGGGAGGGCACCAACGAGATTCAGCGCATGATCATCGCGAAGGCGCTGTTGTCCGGCGAACGCAAGGTGGGCTGGTGA
- a CDS encoding MaoC family dehydratase: MTVHPAQIGRFYEDFAIGDVYQHPLGRTVSEADNTWFTLLTMNTNQNHFNAAVAERAPYGRMIVNSGLTVAIVLGLSVVDTSQQAIMNLGWEEIRLTHPVFAGDTIYAESVVTSARESNSRPYAGIVGFRTRGLNQDGEEVLSWRRTVLVYKRDAPHHQNYFPQAKSGQLAP; encoded by the coding sequence ATGACCGTGCATCCAGCCCAGATCGGGCGCTTCTACGAGGATTTCGCGATCGGCGACGTCTACCAGCACCCGCTCGGCCGCACCGTCAGCGAGGCCGACAACACCTGGTTCACCTTGCTGACGATGAACACCAACCAGAACCATTTCAACGCCGCGGTCGCCGAGCGCGCGCCCTACGGCCGGATGATCGTGAACTCCGGACTCACCGTGGCGATCGTGCTCGGCCTTTCCGTCGTCGACACCAGCCAGCAGGCGATCATGAACCTCGGCTGGGAAGAGATCCGGCTGACGCACCCCGTCTTCGCCGGGGACACGATCTACGCCGAATCCGTGGTGACCTCGGCCAGGGAGTCGAACTCACGGCCGTACGCGGGCATTGTCGGGTTCCGCACCCGTGGGCTCAATCAGGACGGCGAGGAGGTGCTGTCCTGGCGGCGCACCGTCCTCGTCTACAAGCGGGACGCGCCTCACCACCAGAACTACTTCCCGCAGGCCAAGTCCGGGCAATTGGCGCCATGA
- a CDS encoding alpha/beta hydrolase, which produces MNLRGPAFAVATLCTALTLTTATATAADPVGIPATIDIPCAASTLRQNADWYLPAGSPRGSIWLQHGFARTNANVAYLARSFAAAGYLVFAPSLPFLDISGCTLQNLGDNTGFLNNVAHLFGTASDPSGPLAQSLAAAAHSARRPDLRMPSQFVFIGHSAGAEAIEYVAHRLHTTYPQTWPALRGLVLLDPVKSFLGNNTERALTDLDTTAIPILTISAPPSLCNSLGSGTAAVQQLLHRSYVGIRIDSGVHTDAEGTSGDMMGDLLCGTPESVNISTLQTVAIGWAGDFFTGTRTADYYPADAPRSDVAEAEAAVAGAVAAAPSAQILTGSSAR; this is translated from the coding sequence ATGAACCTTCGAGGTCCCGCCTTCGCGGTTGCCACCCTCTGCACCGCCCTCACCCTCACCACCGCGACAGCGACGGCCGCCGATCCTGTCGGCATCCCGGCAACCATCGACATCCCATGCGCCGCAAGCACCCTGCGGCAGAACGCGGACTGGTATCTACCCGCGGGCAGCCCGCGGGGGTCGATCTGGCTGCAACACGGTTTCGCCCGCACCAATGCCAATGTCGCCTACCTGGCCCGAAGTTTCGCCGCCGCAGGCTATCTCGTTTTCGCGCCGAGTCTGCCGTTTCTGGACATCTCCGGCTGCACCTTGCAGAACCTCGGCGACAACACCGGCTTCCTGAACAATGTCGCCCACCTCTTCGGCACCGCAAGCGATCCCAGCGGCCCGCTCGCGCAAAGCCTTGCCGCGGCCGCACACTCGGCCCGGCGACCGGATCTGCGGATGCCAAGCCAGTTCGTGTTCATCGGTCACTCGGCGGGCGCGGAGGCGATCGAGTACGTCGCCCACCGCCTGCACACCACCTACCCGCAAACCTGGCCCGCCCTGCGCGGCCTGGTCCTGCTCGATCCGGTGAAGTCCTTCCTGGGCAACAACACCGAGCGCGCGCTCACCGATCTCGACACCACCGCCATCCCCATCCTGACGATCTCGGCTCCACCATCGCTGTGCAACAGCCTTGGCAGTGGCACCGCCGCCGTCCAGCAACTGCTCCACCGGTCATACGTCGGTATCCGCATCGACTCGGGCGTGCACACCGATGCCGAGGGCACCAGCGGCGACATGATGGGCGATCTGCTCTGTGGCACGCCGGAAAGCGTGAACATCTCGACGCTGCAAACAGTGGCGATCGGCTGGGCAGGAGACTTTTTCACCGGAACCAGAACGGCCGACTACTACCCCGCCGACGCGCCACGCTCCGACGTCGCCGAGGCCGAGGCGGCGGTCGCCGGCGCGGTGGCCGCCGCGCCTTCCGCCCAGATCCTCACGGGTTCGTCAGCGCGCTGA
- a CDS encoding MmgE/PrpD family protein produces the protein MSVAETFAQWAVALQSAEIPTPVRRAAAHHVLDGLGCAAAALTEEQPVLTVARELGGPAEATILGTGERIGAPAAALAGAVLVHALDFDDTHTGGLVHATAPVLPVAFAVGEQTGATGAEVLTAMVVGYETICRLAAAVPHGFHARGFHATSVCGVFAAALVAARLYRLSPTRTAHALGIAGSQAGGLLEFLTDGADTKQLHPGFAAHAGILAARFAAAGVTGPRAVFEGEYGLYRALLGREGIDSSLGLGQRWETTRITVKPYPACQVLHAALDAARTADVDAERIESVVADVHPDAVPIVCGPEKARPRTAYAAKFSLPWSVAAMLLDGRVTIDTYRQVNRTDIADLAARVTHRVVDADGVVAEQPGRLRIRLRDGTDLVASVPGSRGAPGDPALDNLVRDKAIGNGLSPAAVGTILAFAEQENLHPLLKELAQ, from the coding sequence ATGAGCGTGGCGGAAACTTTCGCGCAGTGGGCAGTCGCGCTGCAGTCGGCGGAAATCCCGACTCCGGTACGGCGCGCAGCCGCCCACCACGTGCTCGACGGGCTCGGTTGTGCCGCGGCGGCACTGACGGAAGAGCAACCCGTGCTGACGGTGGCGCGCGAGCTCGGCGGCCCGGCAGAAGCGACGATTCTAGGTACCGGTGAACGGATCGGTGCACCGGCCGCCGCCCTTGCCGGTGCGGTGCTGGTGCACGCGCTGGACTTCGACGACACCCACACGGGCGGGCTGGTGCACGCTACGGCGCCGGTGCTTCCTGTCGCCTTCGCGGTCGGCGAACAGACCGGCGCCACCGGGGCGGAAGTACTGACCGCCATGGTGGTCGGCTACGAGACGATCTGTCGGCTGGCCGCGGCCGTGCCGCACGGATTCCATGCGCGTGGCTTCCACGCGACGTCGGTGTGCGGTGTCTTCGCCGCCGCACTGGTGGCCGCGCGGCTGTACCGCTTGTCGCCGACCCGGACCGCGCACGCGCTCGGGATCGCGGGGAGTCAGGCGGGTGGACTGCTCGAATTCCTCACCGATGGCGCTGACACCAAGCAGCTACACCCCGGATTCGCCGCGCACGCGGGCATTCTCGCGGCACGATTCGCGGCTGCCGGGGTGACCGGACCGCGCGCGGTGTTCGAGGGCGAGTACGGGCTGTACCGGGCACTGCTGGGGCGCGAGGGTATCGATTCGTCGCTGGGGCTGGGTCAGCGGTGGGAGACCACCCGAATCACGGTCAAGCCGTACCCGGCGTGCCAGGTGCTGCATGCGGCGCTGGATGCGGCCCGCACGGCGGACGTCGACGCGGAGCGGATCGAATCCGTGGTGGCCGATGTCCATCCGGACGCCGTGCCGATCGTGTGCGGGCCGGAGAAGGCTCGGCCCCGCACCGCCTACGCGGCGAAGTTCAGCCTGCCGTGGAGCGTGGCGGCCATGCTGCTGGACGGCCGCGTCACCATCGACACCTACCGGCAGGTGAACCGCACCGACATCGCCGACCTCGCCGCTCGGGTCACCCATCGAGTGGTGGACGCCGACGGTGTGGTCGCCGAACAGCCGGGCCGCCTCCGAATTCGCCTGCGGGACGGCACCGATCTCGTCGCCTCCGTGCCGGGCAGCCGTGGCGCCCCGGGCGACCCGGCCCTCGACAACCTCGTGCGCGACAAGGCAATCGGCAACGGACTGTCACCCGCGGCCGTCGGCACCATCCTGGCCTTCGCCGAACAGGAGAATCTGCACCCACTGCTGAAGGAGTTGGCGCAATGA
- a CDS encoding HpcH/HpaI aldolase/citrate lyase family protein yields MRSALYVPGNRPELFDKALGGMADVVLLDLEDSVPPREKDSARAAVADWLRTVSPSGQRIWVRVNPGPLGEQDLAAVALSAVAAVCLAKTESADQIDTADALLRAHEPYPGAIRVCPLLESAAAVLDARTIAAAPRVARLQLGEADLCAEVGITPGADELELLALRTQVVLASAAAGIEPPLAPVRTDFRDLTALRRSTEALARIGFRGRACIHPAQLPVVNAVFTPDAADVDRARALVARFDAADGGVVLDDAGRMVDLAVIRRARRLLGSHH; encoded by the coding sequence GTGAGATCGGCGCTGTATGTTCCGGGTAACCGGCCCGAGCTGTTCGACAAAGCGCTCGGCGGGATGGCGGACGTGGTCCTGCTCGACCTGGAGGATTCGGTTCCGCCGCGCGAGAAGGACAGCGCCCGTGCCGCGGTCGCCGATTGGCTGCGCACGGTATCGCCGAGCGGACAACGCATCTGGGTACGGGTGAACCCGGGCCCACTCGGCGAGCAGGACTTGGCGGCGGTCGCATTATCCGCGGTTGCCGCGGTGTGCCTGGCGAAAACCGAATCCGCCGACCAGATCGACACGGCCGACGCGCTGCTGCGAGCGCACGAACCGTATCCAGGTGCGATCCGGGTGTGCCCGCTATTGGAAAGCGCGGCAGCGGTACTCGACGCGCGCACCATCGCCGCGGCGCCTCGGGTGGCGCGCCTGCAACTCGGCGAGGCGGACCTGTGCGCCGAGGTGGGCATCACACCGGGCGCCGACGAGCTGGAGCTGCTGGCCCTGCGCACTCAGGTGGTGCTGGCCTCCGCCGCAGCGGGCATCGAGCCGCCGCTCGCGCCGGTGCGCACCGACTTCCGGGATCTGACGGCCTTGCGCCGATCGACAGAAGCCTTGGCGCGCATCGGGTTCCGCGGCCGGGCGTGCATCCATCCGGCGCAGCTGCCGGTAGTCAATGCGGTATTCACCCCGGACGCGGCAGACGTCGACCGAGCGCGGGCGCTGGTGGCCCGCTTCGATGCCGCCGACGGCGGCGTCGTCCTCGACGACGCGGGTCGCATGGTGGACCTGGCGGTCATCCGCCGGGCCCGCCGACTCCTCGGCTCCCACCACTAG
- a CDS encoding MaoC/PaaZ C-terminal domain-containing protein encodes MIDIGTRIPPLRRRIEQADMIAYAGATWDWHRLHYDTGYVTERGLPAPVIDGQLFGALLAEQLLDWIGPRARITRLHFRFRAMAFAGETVCCTGEVIETDPDGALVVRQQVAVAGDRPRVIVAPAGATVLPE; translated from the coding sequence GTGATCGACATCGGCACCCGGATACCGCCGTTGCGCAGGCGTATCGAACAGGCGGACATGATCGCCTACGCCGGTGCCACCTGGGACTGGCACCGGCTGCACTACGACACCGGCTATGTCACCGAGCGCGGTCTACCCGCGCCGGTTATCGACGGGCAGCTGTTCGGTGCGTTGCTCGCCGAGCAACTGTTGGACTGGATCGGGCCACGCGCCAGAATCACCCGCCTGCACTTCCGCTTCCGCGCCATGGCTTTCGCGGGCGAGACCGTTTGTTGCACCGGCGAAGTCATCGAGACCGACCCGGACGGCGCACTCGTGGTGCGTCAGCAGGTGGCGGTGGCCGGGGACCGGCCACGGGTGATCGTGGCTCCGGCCGGGGCAACGGTGCTGCCGGAATGA
- a CDS encoding Zn-ribbon domain-containing OB-fold protein — translation MNVPVDEITEPWWAATRGRRLLLQRCLECEQLQHYPRALCTGCGSTALDWTAACGRGVVDSFTVVHRAPGPEFEVPYVVARVRLTEGPILLTNLVGAEQWRCDDPVRLCWREIGDGRLLPVFEKENDGLRIDR, via the coding sequence ATGAACGTGCCCGTCGACGAGATCACCGAGCCGTGGTGGGCGGCCACCAGGGGACGACGCCTGCTGCTACAGCGCTGCCTGGAATGCGAACAGCTCCAGCACTATCCGCGTGCGCTCTGTACCGGCTGCGGGTCGACAGCCTTGGACTGGACAGCAGCCTGCGGACGCGGTGTCGTCGACTCGTTCACGGTCGTGCATCGCGCGCCTGGCCCGGAATTCGAGGTGCCTTACGTGGTCGCACGGGTGCGCCTGACCGAGGGCCCGATACTGCTCACCAACCTGGTAGGTGCCGAACAGTGGCGCTGCGACGATCCGGTGCGGTTGTGCTGGCGCGAGATCGGCGACGGCCGGTTGCTGCCGGTTTTCGAGAAGGAGAACGATGGACTTCGAATTGACCGATGA
- a CDS encoding acetyl-CoA acetyltransferase, translating to MSAVAIVGAAESDLGVTGKSIAHLQAQAITRALADAGLTVRDVDGIATAGFSRFSTVQLAEYLGIEPCWTDSTAAGGSAFEMYVARAAQAIEHNQCRTVVISHASNQRSARSRSLAGVFEEHTSQAQFEAPYGPLYPLSYYAMIAQRYLHEHRSGRAALAEVAVAARQWALLNPAAYRYGAGELTADAVLDAAMVSSPLTVADCCLVTDGGAAVVLTSLDRARNLRRPPIRILGYGESTTHASMAAAPDLLRPGSFDSAQRAYAMARLGPGDIDVAQIYDSFTITVLLTLEGLGFCRPGEAAEFVADGRIRPGGAFPLNTGGGGLSYCHPGMFGLLLLVEAVRQLRGDCGDRQVRRADVALAHGTGGIMSTHATVILGRDR from the coding sequence ATGAGCGCTGTCGCCATTGTGGGAGCCGCCGAATCCGACCTCGGCGTGACCGGCAAATCCATTGCGCACCTACAGGCGCAGGCCATCACCCGCGCTCTGGCCGACGCCGGGCTGACGGTGCGGGATGTGGACGGCATCGCCACCGCCGGGTTCTCCCGGTTCTCCACCGTCCAGCTGGCCGAATACCTGGGCATCGAACCCTGCTGGACCGACTCCACCGCCGCGGGCGGTTCCGCATTCGAAATGTATGTGGCGCGCGCGGCGCAGGCCATCGAACACAATCAATGCCGCACCGTCGTGATCTCGCATGCCTCGAATCAGCGCAGTGCCAGATCTCGCTCGCTAGCTGGTGTTTTCGAGGAGCACACTTCGCAGGCACAATTCGAGGCGCCCTACGGCCCGCTCTATCCGTTGTCCTACTACGCGATGATCGCACAACGCTACCTGCACGAACATCGTTCAGGCCGTGCCGCTTTGGCAGAGGTCGCGGTGGCCGCTCGCCAGTGGGCCCTGCTGAACCCCGCCGCATACCGCTACGGCGCAGGTGAACTCACCGCCGATGCCGTACTCGACGCGGCGATGGTGTCCTCGCCACTCACCGTCGCCGACTGCTGCCTGGTCACCGACGGCGGCGCCGCCGTCGTGCTGACCTCGCTCGACCGCGCGAGAAACCTGCGGCGGCCCCCGATCCGGATCCTCGGTTACGGCGAATCGACCACCCACGCCAGCATGGCGGCCGCACCGGATCTGTTGCGGCCCGGCTCTTTCGACTCGGCACAACGCGCCTACGCCATGGCTCGGCTCGGCCCCGGCGATATCGACGTCGCCCAGATCTACGATTCGTTCACCATCACCGTGCTGCTCACCTTGGAGGGCCTCGGTTTCTGCCGACCGGGGGAGGCGGCCGAGTTCGTGGCCGACGGCCGCATCCGCCCCGGCGGTGCCTTCCCGCTGAACACCGGTGGCGGTGGCCTTTCCTACTGCCACCCTGGCATGTTCGGGCTGCTGCTCCTGGTCGAGGCGGTGCGCCAGCTGCGCGGTGACTGCGGCGACCGCCAAGTACGCCGCGCGGACGTAGCTTTGGCGCACGGCACCGGCGGCATCATGTCCACCCATGCCACCGTCATCCTGGGGCGAGACCGATGA